In one window of Candidatus Binatia bacterium DNA:
- a CDS encoding sugar transferase — protein MRTDAEAGYLQVPRVPAWGFGRMGPIGRTAKRLLDVTLAVLGLVLLSPLFLAVAVLIKLDSPGPVFFRQRRVGQGGSLFRIFKFRTMVQGAYQMGSRLTVKRDPRVTRLGKFLRWSKIDELPQLINVLKGEMSFVGPRPEDPYFVQFYRGEQLQVLSVPPGIFGPSQIHGRDEADEYPDGLKDTEAYYVEHILPAKLQRDLDFVRNATFWSELKFLLGGVWATVRGAVRARYLWERRKRIALLLADVGCAIGAYLTALLVRFDWHIPPAEYVPQTLLLVTVLRPAVAVYFGVYQSVLRYFGVWDFIALFKAVTTSSLLVAGLTYFLGMQSHPRSVFVIDWALVLLGWGGLRLMLRSYLRSTFKRTKRRMPALIVGTGLGGEQMCRAMMEEPLAAYVPVGFVDETPERWGARIHGVKVLGGIAELPLALAAKKVDSVFVCLSDVSEEVAREAIEVCARANVPVRIVPALNQLLLPHGSPSPHLERAGAT, from the coding sequence GTGCGCACCGACGCTGAAGCGGGGTATCTGCAAGTTCCCCGCGTTCCGGCTTGGGGCTTTGGCCGGATGGGTCCGATCGGGCGTACGGCGAAGCGTTTGCTCGACGTGACTCTCGCGGTTCTTGGCCTCGTCTTGCTCTCGCCGCTCTTTCTCGCGGTTGCCGTGCTCATCAAGTTGGATTCTCCTGGCCCGGTATTTTTCCGGCAGCGCCGGGTTGGCCAAGGCGGCTCGTTGTTCCGTATTTTTAAATTTCGTACCATGGTTCAGGGGGCCTACCAGATGGGCTCTCGGCTAACCGTTAAACGCGATCCTCGTGTAACCAGGTTGGGAAAGTTTCTGCGGTGGTCCAAGATCGATGAATTGCCGCAGTTGATCAATGTACTCAAAGGCGAGATGAGCTTTGTAGGGCCCCGGCCGGAGGACCCTTATTTCGTGCAGTTCTACCGGGGGGAGCAGTTGCAGGTGCTGAGTGTCCCACCGGGCATTTTTGGCCCAAGCCAAATTCACGGGCGAGACGAAGCTGACGAATACCCTGACGGGTTGAAGGACACAGAAGCCTACTACGTGGAGCATATCCTGCCAGCCAAGTTGCAGCGTGATCTGGACTTCGTCCGCAACGCAACGTTTTGGAGTGAACTGAAGTTCTTGCTCGGTGGGGTTTGGGCCACGGTTCGGGGAGCGGTGCGTGCCCGGTATCTTTGGGAACGCCGCAAGCGGATCGCGTTATTGTTAGCCGATGTGGGCTGCGCCATTGGTGCATACCTCACGGCGCTGCTCGTTCGGTTTGATTGGCACATTCCGCCCGCCGAGTACGTTCCGCAAACGCTTTTGCTGGTAACGGTCTTGCGTCCAGCCGTTGCGGTCTATTTCGGCGTTTATCAGAGCGTGCTCCGTTACTTCGGTGTGTGGGATTTTATTGCGCTGTTCAAAGCGGTCACTACGAGTTCGCTGCTCGTTGCGGGACTCACCTACTTTTTAGGGATGCAGTCCCACCCTCGCTCCGTGTTCGTCATTGATTGGGCACTGGTGTTGCTGGGTTGGGGAGGGTTGCGGCTGATGTTGCGGAGCTACTTGCGCTCGACCTTCAAGAGAACAAAGCGGCGCATGCCAGCGCTAATCGTGGGAACCGGCTTGGGCGGCGAGCAAATGTGTCGGGCGATGATGGAGGAGCCCCTGGCCGCATATGTTCCGGTCGGGTTTGTCGATGAAACGCCAGAGCGGTGGGGCGCGCGCATCCACGGGGTCAAGGTCTTGGGGGGCATTGCCGAGCTCCCTCTTGCATTGGCCGCAAAGAAGGTAGATTCGGTGTTCGTCTGCCTGTCCGATGTTAGTGAGGAGGTTGCGCGCGAGGCAATCGAGGTTTGCGCACGAGCGAATGTGCCGGTCCGGATTGTCCCGGCGCTGAACCAACTGCTGTTGCCCCACGGCTCGCCCTCACCTCACTTAGAGCGGGCCGGGGCAACTTAG
- a CDS encoding glycosyltransferase family 4 protein — protein sequence MRLEALWNTSATVYLLKSLWLFPLAVYLGEHLREQGVTRVHAHWATHATTVALLMHWIFGIRFSFTAHAYDIYLMPILLPAKLEAAQLVVTCARVNAEYLRGLTKTGGTRLVVNYHGVDLQRFSPRARPRQNPIPRIVSCGALRLYKGHHVLIQACKLVTRPLQCVIIGEGPQRSVLEKLVRDLELGEQVQFTGPLVQEQVAEEYAKADLFVLASVVVEEWGRQDVIPNVLVEAMAMEIPVVASDLPGIRELITDGVHGRLVPPGNPRALAEAIVELLDNRSLRTELARNARARVVEDFDRDRNVRELARVLVQPSTVK from the coding sequence ATGCGTTTAGAAGCGCTGTGGAACACGAGCGCTACCGTTTACCTCCTTAAGTCGTTGTGGTTGTTTCCACTAGCAGTTTACTTGGGTGAGCACCTTCGCGAACAGGGCGTCACGCGTGTTCACGCTCACTGGGCCACTCATGCGACAACGGTGGCCCTGCTGATGCACTGGATTTTTGGGATTCGCTTCAGCTTTACCGCCCACGCTTATGATATTTACCTCATGCCGATTCTGCTGCCGGCGAAGCTGGAAGCCGCGCAACTGGTGGTGACGTGCGCTCGAGTCAATGCAGAGTACCTTCGGGGCCTGACGAAAACAGGGGGAACGCGACTTGTTGTTAACTACCACGGAGTCGATTTGCAGCGCTTCTCGCCTCGGGCGCGCCCACGCCAGAATCCGATTCCTCGCATTGTGTCCTGCGGTGCACTTCGCCTCTACAAAGGCCATCACGTTCTCATCCAAGCGTGCAAGCTTGTTACACGCCCGCTGCAGTGCGTCATCATCGGGGAAGGTCCGCAACGGTCAGTTTTAGAGAAACTCGTGCGCGACCTTGAATTAGGGGAACAAGTGCAATTCACCGGTCCGCTGGTGCAGGAGCAGGTTGCGGAGGAGTACGCCAAGGCGGATTTGTTCGTTTTGGCTAGCGTCGTCGTCGAGGAGTGGGGCCGACAGGATGTGATTCCAAATGTCTTGGTCGAAGCGATGGCTATGGAGATTCCGGTAGTGGCTTCGGATTTGCCAGGGATTCGTGAGCTGATCACTGATGGCGTCCATGGGCGGCTGGTCCCTCCAGGCAATCCGCGTGCCTTAGCCGAGGCGATCGTGGAGCTTCTCGATAACAGATCCCTCCGAACAGAACTTGCCAGGAACGCGAGAGCTCGCGTCGTGGAAGACTTCGATCGTGATCGTAATGTGCGGGAACTAGCGCGCGTCTTGGTGCAGCCCTCGACAGTCAAGTGA
- a CDS encoding NAD(P)-dependent oxidoreductase has protein sequence MQRDTILVTGGAGYIGSHLVRRLLQRGYRVRVLDKFLYGEHGIAELQGDRDFEVRYGDICHIRDVVQAVKGARAVVALAALVGDAACDLDPKETLMTNYESTRVLLEACRDASVQRLVFASSCSVYGANGSSTLHEDSPLHPVSLYARTRIMSEDILLREAGDVEVVILRLATVCGLSPRMRFDLMVNTITARATVTGTIRILGPHQWRPHIHVQDAAEAFVQAVEAPAARVDRGVFNVGGDHLNFTVGQIAQKVVEYLPGTKVEEFDHIEDRRSYRVSFKRIRERLGFVPRLTVEDAIREVHAVLQSGEVGDYSASIYYNVKQLQEYTRQRASA, from the coding sequence ATGCAGAGAGACACGATACTGGTTACCGGCGGTGCTGGCTACATTGGCAGCCACTTGGTCCGCAGGCTGTTGCAGCGTGGCTACCGAGTTCGTGTGTTGGATAAATTTTTGTACGGAGAACACGGCATCGCGGAGCTGCAGGGAGACCGTGACTTCGAGGTCCGCTACGGCGACATTTGCCACATTCGCGACGTGGTCCAAGCCGTCAAAGGTGCGCGGGCAGTCGTGGCGCTTGCGGCCCTTGTCGGTGACGCCGCCTGCGATTTAGACCCAAAAGAGACGTTGATGACGAACTATGAATCCACGCGCGTGCTCTTGGAGGCATGTCGTGACGCTTCCGTGCAGCGTTTGGTTTTTGCCTCTTCTTGCAGTGTGTATGGTGCCAATGGAAGTAGCACCTTGCATGAAGACTCGCCCCTGCACCCGGTGTCATTGTACGCTCGGACCCGTATCATGTCCGAGGATATCCTCCTCCGAGAGGCGGGAGATGTGGAGGTCGTGATTTTGCGTTTGGCTACGGTTTGCGGGTTGTCGCCGAGAATGCGCTTTGACTTGATGGTGAATACGATCACCGCGCGCGCCACCGTGACTGGCACCATTCGCATTCTGGGTCCTCACCAATGGCGCCCGCACATCCATGTCCAGGACGCCGCTGAGGCGTTTGTTCAAGCGGTAGAAGCTCCAGCCGCCCGTGTGGATCGAGGAGTCTTCAACGTGGGTGGCGATCATTTGAATTTTACTGTGGGACAAATCGCGCAAAAAGTCGTGGAGTACCTCCCCGGAACAAAGGTTGAGGAGTTCGATCATATCGAAGATCGCCGGAGTTACCGCGTATCGTTTAAGCGGATCCGAGAGCGCCTCGGATTTGTTCCTCGCCTGACAGTCGAGGATGCGATCCGCGAGGTGCACGCGGTACTGCAGTCCGGTGAAGTGGGCGATTATAGTGCTTCCATCTATTACAACGTAAAGCAGCTTCAGGAATACACGCGACAGCGAGCCTCAGCGTAG
- a CDS encoding Gfo/Idh/MocA family oxidoreductase, translated as MKSGGPVRVALVGCGRIAHVHASYLRSIPGVHLVGACDASPEAREAFTRRWGLPTCASLREMQAALEPDVVHVLTPPNTHATLAIELMRAGLDVLVEKPMATSVREADAMIATANQLGRVLSVDHNRWFDPVVLQARQCIRDGALGKLVAVELFAAFGEGEAGEIQEWKQSLPGGPIFDVLPHPAYLAHGFLGQPQRVAALHGFREDGVVTELRAVLEGESVLGTLCLSSGARPFANTVTLYGTERTAFVNLNNMTLILRRSPKLPKPLAKVLPNLDEAYQLCAATAKNTLAFLAGRQRYYPGIGVHLRAFYEAYRRGQKPPVSPEDGRAVVRLMEELLSPLSATRAGSLPPEAVA; from the coding sequence ATGAAGTCTGGTGGACCAGTTCGTGTAGCTTTGGTTGGTTGCGGGCGGATCGCCCACGTGCACGCGAGCTACCTACGATCGATTCCAGGGGTGCACCTGGTGGGTGCTTGCGATGCGAGCCCGGAGGCGCGGGAGGCGTTCACACGGCGTTGGGGACTGCCTACATGTGCAAGCCTTCGCGAGATGCAGGCTGCTCTCGAACCCGATGTCGTACACGTGTTGACCCCGCCGAACACCCACGCGACGCTGGCCATTGAACTCATGCGTGCGGGGCTGGATGTACTGGTTGAAAAGCCCATGGCCACATCTGTCCGCGAAGCGGACGCGATGATTGCAACTGCAAATCAGCTCGGCCGGGTTCTCAGTGTGGACCATAATCGTTGGTTCGACCCGGTCGTCTTGCAGGCGCGCCAATGCATCCGGGATGGAGCCTTAGGCAAGTTGGTCGCAGTTGAGCTGTTTGCTGCCTTTGGAGAAGGCGAAGCTGGCGAGATTCAGGAGTGGAAACAGAGCCTTCCGGGCGGGCCGATCTTTGACGTTCTGCCGCATCCGGCGTACTTGGCGCATGGCTTTCTGGGACAGCCGCAGCGGGTAGCGGCACTTCACGGGTTTCGAGAGGATGGAGTTGTCACTGAGTTGCGTGCTGTCCTCGAAGGCGAGTCCGTTTTGGGCACCCTGTGCCTGTCCTCGGGTGCTCGCCCATTCGCAAATACGGTGACGTTGTATGGCACCGAGCGAACCGCTTTTGTGAACTTGAACAACATGACCCTGATTTTGCGGCGCTCACCGAAACTGCCCAAGCCGCTGGCAAAGGTACTTCCGAACCTCGATGAGGCGTACCAACTGTGCGCCGCTACCGCAAAAAACACCCTCGCGTTCCTTGCCGGTCGGCAGCGATACTACCCGGGGATCGGTGTGCACTTGCGGGCGTTTTATGAGGCCTACCGACGTGGACAGAAACCTCCCGTTTCTCCTGAGGATGGCCGAGCAGTTGTGCGATTGATGGAAGAGCTGCTGTCTCCACTGTCGGCAACGCGGGCGGGGAGTTTGCCCCCGGAGGCGGTCGCGTGA
- a CDS encoding NAD-dependent epimerase/dehydratase family protein yields the protein MRVLVTGAGGFLGKALVQAFVERGCLVRALTRWKTDSKWPPGVEETVGDVTDPACQDRILSGVQAVVHAAARVTTEGSWEDFASVNVRATMALLEKSVGHGVACFVHVSSLSVYDVPHDNYTVTETSPYESEANARGHYSRSKLAADRLVLWEAKRGLPAMVLRPGLLWGPGRRPPLARQSFLRNGWCFLLARRDYPLPLSHVRSVADAAVCAVEKGPGVGGHAFNVIDAHVPQKLWTEAYRELSGAKWRPVYLPVSAIGGAVLLAERGLSFIGRRPPVSYHQIARATRRAYYDSSCAQKLLGWTPRVNWREDLREVFESLKSS from the coding sequence GTGAGGGTGCTCGTTACCGGTGCTGGTGGCTTTTTGGGTAAGGCTCTGGTGCAAGCTTTTGTAGAACGGGGCTGCCTCGTGCGAGCGCTCACCCGCTGGAAGACGGATAGCAAGTGGCCGCCAGGAGTAGAGGAAACGGTGGGAGACGTGACAGACCCAGCGTGTCAAGATCGGATCCTGTCTGGCGTGCAGGCAGTCGTCCATGCTGCCGCTCGGGTGACGACAGAGGGTTCTTGGGAAGATTTTGCGAGTGTGAATGTTCGGGCGACCATGGCTTTGCTGGAAAAATCAGTGGGCCACGGCGTGGCCTGTTTTGTCCACGTGAGCTCCCTGAGCGTGTACGATGTGCCACACGACAACTACACGGTTACGGAGACGTCGCCGTACGAGAGCGAAGCGAACGCTCGTGGCCATTACAGTCGTTCCAAACTTGCGGCCGACCGGCTCGTGTTGTGGGAGGCAAAACGTGGGCTGCCGGCGATGGTCCTGCGCCCGGGACTCTTGTGGGGGCCAGGGCGGAGACCTCCCTTGGCGCGCCAGAGTTTTTTGCGGAATGGCTGGTGCTTCCTCCTGGCCCGGCGAGATTACCCGCTGCCATTGAGCCACGTACGGAGTGTGGCTGATGCGGCGGTGTGCGCTGTGGAAAAGGGACCAGGTGTAGGTGGTCACGCTTTCAACGTGATTGACGCGCACGTGCCGCAAAAGCTATGGACGGAGGCCTACCGGGAACTGAGCGGGGCCAAGTGGCGCCCAGTGTACCTGCCCGTTTCTGCCATCGGTGGCGCCGTCCTTTTGGCAGAAAGGGGGCTCAGTTTTATTGGCCGCCGCCCCCCTGTGAGTTACCATCAAATCGCCCGCGCTACTCGGCGCGCATATTACGATTCCAGTTGCGCGCAAAAGTTGCTGGGCTGGACTCCGCGGGTCAATTGGCGCGAGGACTTGCGCGAAGTCTTCGAGTCTTTGAAAAGTTCCTGA
- a CDS encoding class I SAM-dependent methyltransferase, with protein sequence MASESLRRPEELKSYYRDERVVETYLNVRTAQPLNGLLHRRQVALLNGFIAATRPSRVLELACGPGRLTAEMLNVASGVAVDASAPMLRMARQRTRVGSWAFLRCDAFRLPFRDASFELVYSARFVRHFELPDRRRLYAEVQRVLSSDGWFVVDALNFDTSYPARLERGLEHYKIYDVLYRPGEAERELTEAGFRVVRLEGILKWFPLQRRLNRLRFRAPRLARQLIELLEKLPGNYPQTWMIFCQNKGLPPPSARDR encoded by the coding sequence ATGGCTAGTGAATCTCTCCGGCGCCCCGAGGAACTGAAGTCGTATTACCGGGACGAGAGGGTCGTCGAAACGTACCTCAATGTGCGGACGGCACAGCCGTTGAACGGGCTGCTACACCGTCGTCAGGTCGCACTGCTCAACGGATTCATTGCTGCGACACGACCCAGCCGGGTTCTCGAGTTGGCCTGCGGTCCCGGCCGACTCACTGCCGAGATGCTCAACGTGGCCTCCGGTGTGGCGGTGGATGCCAGTGCTCCAATGCTGCGCATGGCACGTCAACGCACGCGTGTCGGATCATGGGCGTTTCTCCGCTGCGACGCCTTTCGCTTGCCATTTCGGGACGCCAGTTTCGAACTGGTTTACTCCGCTCGCTTTGTGCGGCATTTTGAGCTCCCAGATCGCCGCCGGCTTTACGCGGAAGTACAACGTGTTTTGTCGTCGGATGGGTGGTTCGTCGTCGATGCTCTGAACTTCGATACTTCCTATCCGGCTCGGCTTGAGAGGGGACTGGAGCATTACAAAATTTACGACGTTCTTTATCGGCCCGGTGAAGCAGAGAGAGAACTAACCGAGGCCGGCTTCCGTGTGGTCAGATTGGAAGGGATCCTAAAGTGGTTCCCTTTGCAGCGCCGCTTAAACCGCTTGAGGTTTCGCGCCCCTAGGCTGGCGAGGCAACTTATTGAACTGCTGGAGAAGCTACCGGGAAACTACCCGCAGACGTGGATGATTTTCTGCCAGAATAAAGGGCTGCCGCCACCGTCGGCCCGAGACCGCTAG
- a CDS encoding polysaccharide biosynthesis C-terminal domain-containing protein codes for MRRLSLEMMALFGSRVGVAGFGLVTSIILARGLGPHDRGLLALALLLPSTLLTLTKLGIAQANVYCTRREGAPLAQVASNSLALALGLGLLGGAVVWLLREPLQRTVLRDLPTWALLVAMWRLPLLLIDSYFWGVLQAMGRFSVYNRRTLGGAAGVLVGVGTLWMVGRLSLSTALTVYALCTTLMVGSLVVTVRRLLPFSLGIDRSLLARQLSFGSRSYTQILTMHLLYRSDVYLVAYLLDPARTAFYSLALHFAEVLLEIPQAVGWVIYPKLASMDKADVHRTTAQTCRRTLLLTALAGLALVGIGPFLIPLWYGRAFAPAAAPLPFVAVGAVAMAIFTILSRDFTSRNRQSVNIFAGAVALGVNLGLNVFLIPLWGIVGAAVATAIAYCLAAGLLIGFFRLESGLSVREALVPRWSDVTAIWTAARQPIERKLARLPVARRFVTQPSSVTAEGTSTHAK; via the coding sequence ATGAGGCGATTGTCGCTGGAAATGATGGCTTTGTTCGGGTCGCGGGTGGGCGTGGCCGGCTTCGGTCTGGTCACGAGTATCATCCTGGCCCGCGGCCTCGGCCCACACGATCGCGGCTTGCTCGCTCTTGCGCTGCTTTTGCCATCGACGCTGCTGACTCTGACGAAGCTCGGTATCGCGCAGGCTAATGTGTATTGCACCCGGCGAGAAGGCGCGCCGTTGGCGCAAGTGGCGAGCAACTCGTTGGCGCTGGCCCTGGGGCTTGGCTTGCTCGGGGGAGCCGTGGTGTGGCTCCTGCGGGAACCTCTGCAACGGACAGTTTTGCGCGACTTACCCACTTGGGCCCTGCTGGTCGCGATGTGGAGGTTACCGCTGCTTCTCATCGACAGTTATTTTTGGGGTGTCTTGCAGGCAATGGGCCGTTTCAGCGTGTATAACCGGCGCACGCTTGGCGGAGCTGCCGGTGTTTTGGTTGGTGTCGGCACGCTTTGGATGGTGGGTCGATTGTCGTTGAGTACCGCACTAACGGTTTACGCACTCTGTACCACGTTAATGGTCGGATCACTCGTTGTGACGGTGCGACGCTTATTGCCCTTTAGCTTGGGAATCGACAGGTCATTGCTCGCTCGGCAACTGAGCTTTGGGAGTAGGTCTTACACCCAAATCCTGACGATGCACCTGTTGTACCGCAGCGATGTGTACCTGGTAGCATATCTTCTTGATCCCGCACGCACGGCCTTTTACAGCCTCGCACTGCATTTCGCCGAGGTGTTGCTGGAGATCCCACAGGCTGTGGGCTGGGTAATTTACCCGAAATTGGCTTCTATGGACAAAGCTGACGTGCATCGCACAACTGCCCAGACGTGTCGGCGAACACTCCTGCTCACTGCACTCGCGGGCCTGGCCCTCGTGGGCATTGGCCCTTTCCTAATTCCGCTTTGGTACGGTCGGGCTTTTGCGCCGGCCGCTGCTCCGCTGCCATTTGTTGCGGTCGGAGCTGTAGCGATGGCCATTTTTACCATTCTTTCTCGTGATTTCACCAGCCGAAATCGGCAGTCCGTGAACATCTTTGCCGGTGCTGTTGCACTTGGCGTCAACCTCGGGCTGAACGTTTTTCTAATTCCTCTTTGGGGTATTGTTGGGGCAGCAGTTGCTACGGCAATTGCGTACTGCTTGGCGGCCGGATTGTTGATCGGTTTTTTCCGTCTCGAGTCCGGCTTGAGTGTGCGAGAGGCATTAGTACCCCGTTGGTCTGACGTGACCGCGATCTGGACAGCCGCGCGCCAGCCGATTGAGCGAAAACTCGCTCGCCTTCCCGTTGCGCGGCGATTTGTTACGCAACCGAGCAGCGTTACCGCCGAGGGCACAAGTACGCACGCTAAATAG
- a CDS encoding AAA family ATPase, translating into MAKRQVVSALRWVEGQPWPRSHWSNIVESWVRVDRDLYVGAGELCWFRVDDLRDLVLQVQHQQRDLVAVTGTFFFRLGNSSLTDRLRRWRLGKRVREFERRRFPTLVSYLVYYPIWWVHETQMGRHPIHAAAVATPRGAIVLAGASGVGKSSISTALAAHPGNYMLSDSFVLVEGTRVFAVPEPILLDHYARDWLATRVECLQPVDHHYMLNRDGYQIAPAKFQPSANAAVLILPQRGHSWGCRKIDAARAWQRITAANFLVNDLRRYYALTAAWEQLEPKGLVIQRERAVEELTQSVAAFEVEIPPTAAAEFVVENLMGLLESQRAPLAKHE; encoded by the coding sequence GTGGCAAAGAGACAGGTCGTTTCGGCCTTGCGATGGGTGGAAGGGCAGCCGTGGCCGCGCTCGCACTGGAGCAACATCGTCGAATCATGGGTGAGGGTGGATCGCGACCTCTATGTGGGAGCCGGCGAGTTGTGTTGGTTCCGCGTAGACGATCTGCGAGACCTGGTTCTGCAGGTCCAACATCAACAAAGAGACCTTGTGGCTGTGACTGGAACGTTCTTTTTCCGATTGGGAAACAGCTCGCTCACGGACCGGTTACGACGGTGGCGGTTGGGCAAGCGCGTGCGCGAGTTCGAGCGCCGACGCTTCCCGACACTTGTGAGTTACTTGGTGTATTATCCGATATGGTGGGTCCATGAGACGCAGATGGGCCGTCACCCAATTCACGCGGCAGCAGTGGCAACTCCTCGCGGTGCGATTGTGCTTGCGGGTGCGAGTGGCGTCGGAAAGTCCTCGATCAGCACGGCCCTAGCCGCGCATCCCGGCAACTACATGCTGTCGGACAGTTTTGTGCTCGTGGAAGGAACGCGGGTGTTCGCGGTTCCTGAGCCGATTTTGTTGGACCACTACGCTCGCGACTGGTTGGCGACCCGGGTTGAATGCCTGCAACCGGTGGATCATCACTACATGTTGAATCGGGATGGTTACCAGATCGCTCCGGCCAAATTTCAGCCGAGTGCAAACGCAGCTGTGCTGATTTTGCCACAACGGGGCCATTCATGGGGATGCCGGAAGATCGACGCGGCGCGTGCCTGGCAACGGATTACGGCTGCAAATTTTCTGGTGAATGACTTGCGGCGGTACTATGCGTTGACCGCTGCTTGGGAGCAGCTTGAACCGAAGGGGTTGGTGATTCAGCGAGAACGCGCGGTGGAGGAACTCACACAGTCAGTGGCAGCCTTTGAAGTTGAAATTCCACCCACAGCAGCAGCCGAGTTCGTTGTCGAGAACCTCATGGGGTTGCTCGAAAGCCAGCGTGCTCCATTGGCGAAGCATGAATGA
- a CDS encoding glycosyltransferase family 4 protein, producing MNDPIRVLVVEASSGGVVGGSLTGLYHMIRGFDRSRYHFGVALYEKKPIEPNLEALGVSLFKLGRRRLPKEHVLQSTNAYHAVRRAPWLRSVMHESRRVAATAIEDLPTAWQCARVLRRFRPHLVHVGNGLRANFDALLACAALGVPAVCHVKGFEKYSWRERWLAPRIAAIVSMTEAVRDHCTRHGIVHPRHVVIYDALDPHDFVPTRSAEDVRAEFGIPCGAPLVGVVGNIQEWKGQLVFVEALHELLREVPAAYGILIGGVHRAGEEYFRRILQRAAELGLGQRLVVTGFRADVANFVRALDVVVHTSVRPEPFGRVILEGMMCGKPVIATAAGGVPELIEHGKTGFLVPPGQPLPLAQAIAALLGNEDARRSVGAEAKAWAEQRFSLERHVGEMAALYRAVLEENRHS from the coding sequence ATGAATGATCCGATCCGCGTGCTCGTTGTCGAAGCCTCCAGTGGGGGAGTTGTTGGAGGATCGTTGACTGGGTTGTACCACATGATCCGCGGTTTCGATCGTAGCCGTTACCACTTCGGAGTTGCCCTCTACGAAAAGAAGCCGATCGAGCCGAATCTGGAGGCATTGGGAGTTTCGTTGTTCAAGCTAGGGCGGCGAAGGTTGCCGAAAGAGCATGTCTTGCAGAGCACGAACGCGTACCATGCAGTGCGTCGCGCACCCTGGTTGCGAAGCGTGATGCACGAATCTCGGCGTGTAGCTGCAACCGCGATCGAGGACCTTCCCACGGCATGGCAATGTGCGCGAGTGCTGCGGCGGTTTCGGCCGCACCTGGTGCATGTCGGGAACGGATTGCGTGCGAACTTCGATGCTCTGCTTGCCTGCGCCGCCCTCGGGGTACCTGCGGTGTGCCATGTGAAGGGGTTTGAAAAATACAGTTGGCGGGAGCGTTGGCTGGCGCCAAGGATTGCGGCCATCGTGTCGATGACGGAAGCGGTGCGGGACCATTGCACGCGGCACGGGATCGTTCACCCACGACATGTTGTGATTTACGATGCGCTGGATCCCCATGATTTCGTCCCAACGCGGTCAGCGGAGGACGTCCGGGCAGAGTTCGGAATTCCGTGCGGTGCGCCCCTGGTTGGCGTGGTCGGCAACATCCAAGAATGGAAGGGGCAGCTCGTGTTTGTGGAGGCGTTGCATGAGCTTTTACGCGAGGTGCCGGCCGCCTACGGGATTCTCATAGGTGGGGTTCATCGCGCGGGAGAGGAGTACTTTCGGCGCATCTTGCAGCGCGCAGCCGAGTTAGGTCTGGGCCAGCGGCTTGTAGTCACGGGGTTCAGGGCGGATGTTGCAAACTTTGTCCGCGCTCTCGATGTGGTCGTGCACACGTCGGTTCGCCCAGAACCGTTTGGGCGCGTGATTTTGGAGGGCATGATGTGCGGAAAGCCGGTGATCGCCACCGCCGCCGGCGGCGTGCCGGAATTGATCGAGCACGGAAAAACCGGTTTTCTGGTCCCTCCGGGTCAGCCGCTTCCTCTGGCACAGGCAATCGCCGCGCTGCTAGGCAATGAAGATGCGCGGCGAAGCGTGGGAGCAGAGGCCAAGGCATGGGCGGAACAGCGCTTTAGTTTGGAACGGCACGTGGGCGAAATGGCTGCGTTGTACCGTGCTGTATTAGAGGAGAATCGTCATTCATGA